GTAGATTAAAAAGCACACATTTATACCTAatagttctgtaggtcagaggTCTGATTGGGTGGAGGAAGTGGTGGGGGCCTGACCAGGTTCTCTGCTTAGAGTCTCACGGGGATGAAATCAAGATGACAGCCAGGCTAGGCCCttatctggaggctctggggaagaatccCTTTGGAAGCTTATTCACGTTTGTTGGCAAAATTTAGTTCCTTGAAGTTGTAGCACTGGAAtccccatttccttgctggctgtcagccaaAGGCTGTTCCCAGCAACTAAAGGACACCCACACTGGTTTGCTTGTGGCCCCTCCATCTTCAACATCCAAAATTGCATGTTGAATCCCCCTAGTGCCTTGAATCTCTGACTTCCTTTTCTTCCACTAGGCAGGGGGAAAAATAACCCTCTTCTTTTGAAGAGCTCACTTGATTGGATCAGACCTATTGGAATAATCTTCATATCTTAAGTTTAGCTATTTGGGACTTTGATTAcatctaaaacattttcatcataccatccaacctgggcaatatagtgagacctcccccagctctaccaaaaaataaaaaaaatagccagatgttgtggcacatgcctgtagtcccagcaatgtggtggggctgaggcaggaggattgcttcaacctaggaggtcaaggctacagtgagctatgatcggaccactgcactctggtctgaatgaaagagcaagaccggttctcaaaaaaaaaaaaaaaagtcacagaagtATCTGGGTTAGTTTTGTTGTTAAATAACCATTGGATTTAATGATTTAATCTTGTGGGACCACCTTTGGAATCCTGCTAACCACAACAGCCTACAAGGTACTAGAAAgcctcccacaacaaagaattatatgGCCCCAAACTCCTGTAGTGGCAAGGTTACGAAACCCTAATCTAGGCATATCTTTTTCTGGATGATGGAAGTATTTTCAGTTTATCTTTCCTATGAAAAGCAGATTCACAGCCTACTGCACTTGAAAGAAGCATATGCCACTCGGTTTCTGACCATGATCCAGGACTCTCATTATCCAGGATCTGTTCGTCACAAAGATCTTATCAAATATTTGACATCTGCTGGTCCGTCTATTTTTACCTATCTGCCTCTTTAACTTCACATCTATCAGTCTACTTAGTTTACATTCTTCTGTTCTTTGACAGGAGTgatagttcatttaaaaatattaggaaaagaGGGAATTGTTAACATTCTCTTTGTTTGACCAGATAATCAGAATGTGATCACTTGTGtaactagaatgtaagttcccaATTGCAGAGACTGTTCCTTGATCCCTGGTGTACCAAGCACTTGATACAATTTGTGGCACACAGTAGGAACACTCTGggtatttgttcaataaatgagTTTCCAAGTCTGGCCTATTCCATATCCTATgtgttctttaaatatattttgtcaaaACTTTGGATCAACAGATTTAACTCATTCAATTTGTATAGGATGCCTTTCATACAATCTATCAGGCAAATCCAGTTCTGTCAATCTAAATAGACAAATCAGGCTTACTGTCTCCAAAAACAGTCTGGAtccatttttcaatttaaataaacCAGAATACTTTCATTCCTCTGACAACCACCTCACTTTGAAACTCTAATTCTAAGATAAATTGATACATAGTTTGTCCCCCAGATGACAGCTGTCACCTCTCTCAGGAGCGCCACATCCTCAAGGTATTGCTTTTCTTAGTTCTGCAAAGGTTTTCACACCCTGAGTAAATGCATTATAGTAAGATTGAGAACTGGTgaaacatacatttttcttttgtgaaataggACAAATGCAAGGAGAGgtgacaaaaaaattttaaaccagaTATATTTTGGGGAGAAGTACATATAGAGGTAGAGGACTTGGAAAATAATTCCCTTAAAACTACACATATATTCCCCTGGAAAATGTCTATTGTATTCTCAGGGATTAACTCCTCCAGTTTGAAGACTGCTGAGGTATATGATAACCAGCTACGTGGTTAGAAAGGTCTTTCCACTACTGAAATAATGAATTGAAAGAGGCTTTCTATCCTACATGTGTTTCACTACATTTCTGTTCTCTCTTGAGTACGTAGGGTAGGATAAATCCATCTTCTGTTGATGATACTCCAAACATTTTAAGAGGCTATGATACATTCCCCACATCTTTCCATCTCTAAGATTAATATTCCCAGCTCCTTGAATTGCTTattatctttcattattttcaggCCCTTCACCTTTCTAGTCATCTTCCCATAAAGGACACTAATACTTAccaaatgttttctgaattttcaagTCCAAAACAATGTAATGCTTCTATTGCCAGGGATAAAATATCAATCTtagtaattttctttataatgcaATGAGCTATTTATAGAATGCTTGCTTTACGCTCAGTGCTTAAAATAGCACTGCAAAAATGattctattatttttcccattttgcgGATGAGAAGACTGAACTAGAATAAAACTAGAACAAAGTAAAGAGCTTCACTGTGagctttgtttattatttatttgctagGTGGGGCAGTAGTTGATTTAATAGTAACATGACAACATATAAGCATACTTCTATAGGTATGCAGGGATCCAGATTAGAGGAGATGTAAGATTAGGCAAAATGTCAAAATCAGCTGCACATTATCTGGAAAAGTCCCTGTAAATCTAAGAGGAGCCTGGTATATATCATGCTGCACTGTGTTTTGGAATGACTTGCCTAAGTCAAACTAGACTTTGTTCAGTCCACGGGAATCTGTGGAGATCCTGTAGACTGCTCCTGGTTGGAAGGAAGGACCTGAACAATGGAGATTTCTCATCTTCCCTCCTGCACTTCAACCAAGCATCTCTGCTTTTCTCTAGCTTTACATAATAACCCCAATCAGAAGTAGAcagaggtaaaataaaaataaaaatagaagagtgtgtgtgaaagagagaaacagaaagggagagagagagagaaaagccatTAGTTATGAAAAGTAGTCATAAAAAGAATACTGACTTTGGAATCAGTTTACCTGTGTTTCAGCCCAATAATATGTGTGGTAATATACTTCTCAGTGGGTTACTTAGACATGGCCTTTAAACACTttgagctttagttttctcacCTTTCCTATAGCAGGTACTCAGATTTTTGTTGAACaagtgagtaaatgaataattttgtattttggcaAAAAAACCTTGCAAGGTTGTAGAGAGGATTAATGCTAATATAGGATTTACTAtagcctggtacatagtaggtgttttgcaaataataatagctataattattattgattcaatgctTCTTAGATTTAGGTACAGGTGCCCATGTGGCACTTTTCTCTAAGTTAGATTGAGATTCTTCATTAAACTTGGAAGCAAATATTAAGTGCtgttaaatatttggaatatGCTTATGTCCAGAGGGGCTTTCCCATTACAATGGAAGATTACAGGAATCTCAGAAGCTTCTTGGTTCTCTACTCTTGGGAGTGTGGCTTGTGAAGTTTGGTGCCAAAAATAGTGGCAACAATGGTGTTGTCTGGGAGAAGCCTTGCCATTAAGCCAGATGTGCCAAAATCATGTGCCAACTCAGTGGGATCAATTCCTGCAGTCCAAGAGGTGTGCATATTTGCTGTCATTACTCTTCCTTGAGTTTGAAACACACTACCCAATGACATCCAAATCTATGTATTTAGCACATTTGTCCTCTGGGTAAGAACAAATTATGACCCTACTGCCTATtcttgaaagagaaaagacaaaaaagggtCCCGTGCTTTTGACCTGAAAACTAATGTCTTTAGCTAAATCATTTCCAATTAAATACCATTTTCTGGTGAATCACATTCATCTGCTGTAGACTGTAAGTTCTCCAGATTAAGACCTTGTCTTTTCATAGGGTGTATAAAATAATGCACACAGTTTTAGCACTCCTGGTATAACAGATGGCTATCATTTGTAACAAAAGAATAACATTGAAAGCCTTCTGACATGTCCTAGAAGCTTGGCGTGTAAGAAGAATTCCATTACATACATATTGCGATCCCATTACAACATGTTGTAAAGGTATGTTCCCCATAGGGAAAACCCAATAACTAATTCCTTCAGATCTAGAAAACAGACCATTGAGagttaattcttttctttctttctttttttttttttttttttgagatggagctttgctctttctgcccaggctggagtgcaatggcacgatctcggctcactgcaacctctgcctcccggattcaagcgattctcctgtctcagcctcctgagtagctgggattacaggcacctgtcaccatgcctggctaattcttttctttttttttttttttttttttggtatttttagtagagacagggtttcaccatgttggccaggctgatctccaactcctgacctcaggtgatccacctgcctctacctcccaaagtgctgggattacaggcgtaagccaccatgcatggccaagAGTTAATTCTAATTATGTAAAAATTCTTTGCtttacaaaataacatttttttaaaaacttttattttttgctgaagAGTCTCTTGAAATAGCCAGatctctttttggagaatctaaATTGGATTTGCTTTACAAAATGTTTATTAGACTCAACTTTTCAGGAGCAAAGCGAGTGTGAAAAAAATGGGGCATTGCCTGTCAGGCATCAATGGTAAAATGTCACTTAAtcacagagtaaaaaaaaaaaaaaaaaaaaaaaaaaaaaaaaaaggctcaccATTCTATCCCCTGAGCCCACCAAAGTCAAATTGTCCAAATGTGGCACGTGGCTACTGCAGGCATCTGGTACTCTCATTCCAGGCAGGAAGGTGATGCTACCattggggtgggggcggggggcagaCATCAGTGACTATGTGAGCCTAAACAAAGTCAGAAGAAGGGACCCCCAGATTACAGACAGCCTTTTCCTCCACATGTCAGACCCTCTTTCTTTACACATACAGCAAATACAAGCAGATAACTGGGCATCAGTCATTTCTGAGGCATAGCATGAAAGAGCAACAACATACACTGCATCATTTATCAAGTAAGCTACGAGGCACTGTGCCAGACTCAAAGATAGAAaacaaggaggaaagaagaaaatacacatttagtAATACACCTGAGTGCCTTCAAACCATGCGATGCCTTTAGGTACTGTTCCCAGCTAGCTTCTCCAACAGAAAAATGAGCATACTCCATTTCAAAGCTGGATTCTGTAACTAAATGCACTATTCATATTTTTCCAAGCCTCCTAAACCAATAGTTAACTACTCTCTTCCAAGATTTAGGGAGTCTGTTGAGTTCTTTTCTGGAAGTTCTATCCATTTTGCTAAAAGGTTGTGCTCCAAACACTTTACCAAGAATTAGGGCCAATGAAGGGGTACTTTGTGCAAGCTACAAATACTTGGAATTTTCATAAGGCAGTTCATTTCTGCCTTCCTGtgaataatttcatatttcttccTTGTAAGACTATGCTTTGTGTGCTCATGAGTGTCTAGAGTGACAGAATAGAAGGAGTGTTTAATACATCGAGTGAGTCTGGGGCCTAGAGATGAGGATGTGAGGGCTGCAAGAAGGATCATGAATCAGATGGAGTGAAAGATAACTTGGAAACTCCAGGGGAGAAAAATGGTTAATTTCGATTGTTTAATTTGTTCAGGTTTGTGTTTTGGGTTCTTTCACACCTGTGTTGAGAAATGTCCCTGTCATCTAATGCACGCAGTTTATGTTCAGAACCAGGGGCAGCACAGAGAggaactgggggtgggggaaattTTCATCAGCCACCAGGGAGAAAGTCTGATCTGTGCACTGATGGGAAATGGTTATCCAGGGTGTAAAAGTGTGATTCTGGGACCAAAGGGTCAGCTCTAGAACGAAATCAGACAGCTGGAGAACTGAAGATTCAACTCTTCCTaggcaagagagtgagaaagGTGGGTTGCTtgcagggtggggatgggggttgCTCCTCCTAGTTCCTGGGCTGGAGAAGGGCAGCGAACTGGGAAGTGTGTGTCAGAGGCTCGCTATGCTAGGACAAGGTGTTGGGGTGCTAGGGTGGGTGGGGGCCTGAGGGGTGGCTTGGAGCCCTGGCAGTGGCTGCCTGACGTCACCGGCCTCTCTGGCAATAGGCTGCGAGCTCAGCTCGCTGAAGCGGCGGTGAaggcggcggcagcggcagcagcagcgcGGCTCGGTCTCTGGCCCATTCAATCCGCGCCTTCTGCAGCCGCCACTGCAGCCGCGCGGCGGGGGCTCCCTCCTTGCAGCCAGCTGGCGGTCCAGGTAAGAGACAAGGTGTGACTAAAGGCTTCTGATGGCCGGGTGGCCTGACGGCCGGGCGCGAGTGGGGAGGACAGCTCACGCGGCCTGTGCAGCCACCCCGGTCATAGCTCCAGCCCCCGGCCCCGGCCTCTGCCCCTGCCCCGGCTTGCTTGAGCGCTGCCTCGCTGCTCCGCAGTGCAACAGTTTGCAGCTGCCTCTTGGGAACAGCAAGGAGGCTCTCCTGTGCGCTGCGGGTCTACCGGCTCCGGTACGCCGGAAAAGCCTCGGGGCCTTCGGGCTGGGTCTAGGAAGGACTGAAAGAAGGTCTGTTCCCCAAACTTTGCAGGCGGGAACCCTCCTCTTTCCATTCCAGTTCCTCTAGAAAGAATCAGGCTACTGCCAAGTTGGGGACATagagagatggggaggagggggcCGTTTGTGGGAATGTGTCAGCTGAGAAAGATgcttcagctgctttttgttgttgttgtttggagaGGGGAGaatgccagggaagaaggctggaGAAGAAATGGAGCGCGTTCCTGCTCGTCAGCCGCGGTCGCGGACAGAGGCAGAGTGGGATGTGGTTCCAGGGGTATCCCCCTGGGAATGGGACCCAAGGGATCTGATGCCGTCCAGGGAGGGCAAGTCTggagggggagggaaaggaaggactGCGTACCCGGAGCCCCCGCGGTGGCCCGGAGTTGGTGCTGGGAGGGGAGGGATCCAGGCGAAGACATCCACCGAGAGGGTGCAGAAAAGAGGAGAGCCGGAGCTCTGGGAAGTAGGGACTTCAATCCGAAGCGGCTGCTTGTCTGTTGCAATTATAAAGTTGTGAAGGGCGGAAGGGAGGTTGCCTTATCTGCTGAGTAATCTGCACCTCCGCGGTGCCGGCGTAGACCCCATCCTGTCGAGTGGGGTGAGCAGGCTGCTGGTGGCTCTGGTGCACGGCCACGGGTGGGCAGGCTGGGGTCCGCTGACCGAAAATACGGGCAGCGCCCAGCTCAGGCAGCGTGCCCAGAGGGCCGCTTTGCGGTGGTGGTTGATTCTTCCCGACCGCACTCCCCTGGGCAGCGGTCGAGATTCTAACTAAGCTTTGTGTCTTTGCAGCCTGGTGCCTCCGCGAAGGAAAGGTGCGCGTGTGAAGACGCGTTCCAGGTGGGATCGGCGAGGATCTCTCGGGCGCCGCTCACTCCTTGGTCGCCTTGCTTGCCAGCAGTTGCTCCCTTAGTCCTTGGCTTGCTCGCACACCCCCTCCCTCTACAGGGAGCAGTTTTGGGTGGCGTGGGCTCCGTCCTCTTCTTGGCTGGTGGGAACAGTGTGCCCAAGAGGGGAAGCCTAGTGGGCCCGGCCCCTCCCAGCCCCGCGCCAATGAGTGCCAGGGCGCCGAAGGAGCTGAGGCTGGCGTTGCCGCCGTGTCTCCTCAACCGGACCTTTGCTTCCCCCAACGCCAGCGGCAGCGGCAACACGGGTGCCCGCGGCCCAGGCGCAGGTGGCAGCGGCACCTGCATCACGCAGGTGGGACAGCAGCTTTTCCAGTCCTTCTCCTCCACGCTGGTGCTGATTGTCCTGGTTACCCTCATCTTCTGCCTCATCGTGCTGTCCCTCTCCACTTTCCACATCCACAAGCGTAGGATGAAGAAGCGGAAGATGCAGAGGGCTCAGGAGGAATATGAGCGGGATCACTGCAGCGGCAGCCGCGGTGGCGGGGGTCTGCCCCGACCTGGCAGGCAGGCCCCAACCCACACAAAGGAAACCCGGCTGGAGAGGCAGCCCCGGGACTCTCCCTTCTGTGCCCCTTCTAACGCCTCGTCGTCCTCCTCTTCGTCCCCTGGCCTCCCGTGCCAGGGTCCCTGTGCTCCTCCGCCTCCACCGCCAGCCTCCAGTCCCCAAGGAGCACACGCAGCTTCCTCCTGTTTGGACACAGCTGGCGAGGGCCTTTTGCAAACGGTGGTACTGTCCTGATCGTCTAGCCCCTCTCGTTCCCCGTCCTTGTTTCCATCATCTTTGCCATCcttgcttttttcctccttccttccttttccattttcctctggcccctcttttcctcttcctggtTTCCTTACCTACCCTCCCCTTACTCTTGTTTCTCCTCCGCCGAGGCACTGTGCGGTATTTGTAAATATTGGGCGAGGAAAGTCTCGGAAGAAGAAATAACGCTGataataatactttattaatatttatagtaaTTATTATAATACTAATAACACAATCCAAGCGCATGACAAATCACATAATTTCTCATTGTCAATGAAGGATGCATCTTCCCACTCCAATCCGCGCTCCCCTCAATTAGGAGGAGAAACCGCACAAGCTACCAAATATATAAAAGGCATTGATTCCCGAAgcaaagggaggggagggggcccgGTAATGTACATAGCTGTCAAGTTAAGGtttagtttccttccttcccctctgaCCCCTAagctttcactttttctttagcttccctctcctccccattcCCACCCTCAGCCGGGCTCAGGCAATAGTATATTATAAAGAAAACGTCTACATTAAGCACCAGGACTGCAAGAGGGCATAGAGAATAGTCCCCAGAAAGTGTTTATGACAGGTACCCCTCGCCAGTCAGCCCATTTCTCACCTATTACCTTTTCCAGGACAGAacctttaatttactttttaaaatgaccctCGCTGGCCGAGCATAAGTACGTCAAAATCtttaaatgagttttttaaaaaagctaacgCTTTCACtccctgccccgcccccacccaTACACCTTTGACCTGTGACATTTTCAGGATTTACAGAGGATCTGGGAGCTGTCCAGCCAGGTCTGGTGCTGAAGTCGCCTCACCGTTCTGATTACTTCCTCTAGTTGTGAAGGCGGAGGAGGGGCTGTTTTGGAAAATGACTATTCTGGCTTTTGGTTgggttctttcttctttttctacaaTCGAGTTAGCGTGTACTATTGGTTTTCTTATTATTAAACATTGCATAAGTTaccttttttgtaaaaaaaaaaaaaaaaaagtattaggtGATGTGCAGTACTGAAAGTGCAGTATCTAACCAACTAgaatgtttctgttttatttttagaacaagTGCAcctttgttatatatttattatattggtaccaaatacagaaaaaaactatAGTTCTGTACTATGTCCTCCAAACTGTATATTATTGTTCTTAATTTCCAGCTGTTGATATAATGGTTACCACTGGATGAGAAATTCAGTGGTGCAGACCTGGCTTCTGCTGTTTCCAGAAGTGTTCTTTTGTACCTTATTCTGTAGTAGACTGTTATAAAAAGATGACacacatgctttatttttttttttttttttgcaaataatagaaaaaaacacaaccacagaaacaaacaaataatggaTGTGCAAGAATGCCATCTATTAAAAACATGGTTAATATTTAAACAGTGCCTGTAGTTCTCCCTGCATGCAGTTACCACCTGGAGGCAGTGGTGTTTGTGC
The sequence above is a segment of the Theropithecus gelada isolate Dixy chromosome 14, Tgel_1.0, whole genome shotgun sequence genome. Coding sequences within it:
- the C14H11orf87 gene encoding uncharacterized protein C11orf87 homolog: MSARAPKELRLALPPCLLNRTFASPNASGSGNTGARGPGAGGSGTCITQVGQQLFQSFSSTLVLIVLVTLIFCLIVLSLSTFHIHKRRMKKRKMQRAQEEYERDHCSGSRGGGGLPRPGRQAPTHTKETRLERQPRDSPFCAPSNASSSSSSSPGLPCQGPCAPPPPPPASSPQGAHAASSCLDTAGEGLLQTVVLS